Proteins encoded by one window of Musa acuminata AAA Group cultivar baxijiao chromosome BXJ2-9, Cavendish_Baxijiao_AAA, whole genome shotgun sequence:
- the LOC135622566 gene encoding reticulon-like protein B2 produces MAEHGEETLIEQINEKIHGDGDSSSSDSDDEKSKASVVAEAVKSKIYHLFGREKPVHQILGGGKPADVFLWKNKKASAVVLGGATAIWILFELMEYHLLTLVCHCLILSLAILFLWSNATTLINKSPPHIPVVSIPEDLAVNISRSLTYEINRGFSVLREIATGRQLKKFLAVIAGLWILSIIGSCCNFLTLFYIAFVTLHTVPFLYDKYEDRVDTFAEKATVEFKKHYAVFHAKCLSKIPRGPLKDKKFR; encoded by the exons ATGGCGGAGCATGGGGAGGAGACGCTGATCGAGCAGATAAACGAAAAGATCCATGGCGACGGTGACTCGTCGTCGTCGGATTCTGATGACGAGAAGTCGAAGGCGTCGGTGGTCGCGGAGGCCGTCAAGTCCAAGATCTACCACCTCTTCGGCCGGGAGAAGCCCGTCCACCAGATCTTGGGCGGAGGAAAGC CTGCTGATGTTTTcctgtggaagaacaagaaagccTCTGCTGTTGTGCTCGGTGGGGCCACGGCTATCTGGATCTTGTTCGAACTAATGGAGTACCATTTGCTTACTTTGGTCTGTCATTGTCTTATACTGTCCCTTGCTATACTTTTCCTCTGGTCCAATGCTACTACCTTGATAAACAA GTCTCCGCCTCACATTCCTGTGGTGAGCATTCCTGAAGATCTGGCTGTGAACATATCGCGTTCTCTCACATATGAGATCAACAGGGGTTTTTCTGTTTTAAGGGAAATTGCGACAGGACGCCAACTGAAGAAGTTCCTTGCT GTGATTGCTGGGCTGTGGATTCTTTCAATCATTGGAAGCTGCTGCAACTTCTTGACTTTGTTTTATATTG CTTTTGTGACACTGCACACCGTGCCTTTCTTATATGATAAGTATGAAGACCGAGTTGACACGTTTGCGGAGAAAGCAACAGTGGAGTTCAAGAAGCACTATGCAGTTTTTCATGCCAAATGTCTGAGCAAGATACCTAGGGGGCCATTGAAAGACAAAAAGTTCCGATGA
- the LOC135624050 gene encoding uncharacterized protein LOC135624050, whose product MEKKEQTKPVAVSSPSADATDDAAAIGRLPARRLRKRRCALFCFLCCAASAVIVGVVVLVLSFTLFKVKDPTLTMNSLVIERIDLDFGTDRSRPLSINATLDADISIENPNMASFRFGNSTTDFYYSGETVGVAYAPIGKVPAHRTARLGVRVDVLVDRVATQLNLTMGLLSGTQLQLTSYTDIRGRVSVLGVYKRDIEMMLNCSITMEVSIAEQQITGTDCLATVK is encoded by the coding sequence ATGGAGAAGAAGGAGCAGACCAAGCCCGTCGCGGTGTCATCGCCTTCGGCGGACGCCACCGACGACGCCGCTGCCATCGGTCGTTTACCTGCGCGGCGCCTCCGCAAGCGCCGGTGCGCCCTTTTCTGCTTCCTTTGCTGCGCGGCGTCTGCGGTCATCGTAGGCGTCGTGGTGCTCGtcctctccttcaccctcttcaagGTAAAGGACCCAACGCTCACCATGAACTCCCTCGTCATCGAACGCATCGACCTCGACTTCGGCACCGACCGGAGCCGCCCGCTGTCGATCAACGCCACGCTCGACGCCGACATCTCCATCGAGAACCCCAACATGGCCTCCTTTCGGTTCGGCAACAGCACCACCGACTTCTACTACAGCGGCGAGACCGTGGGCGTGGCCTACGCGCCGATCGGGAAGGTGCCCGCCCACCGCACGGCGCGGCTGGGCGTGCGGGTGGACGTGCTCGTCGACCGCGTCGCCACGCAGCTCAACCTCACGATGGGCCTCCTCAGCGGCACCCAGCTGCAGCTGACGAGCTACACGGACATCCGAGGGAGGGTAAGCGTGCTGGGCGTGTACAAGCGCGACATCGAGATGATGCTCAACTGCAGCATCACCATGGAAGTGTCCATCGCGGAGCAGCAGATAACCGGCACCGATTGCTTAGCCACCGTGAAGTGA